One stretch of Vibrio kanaloae DNA includes these proteins:
- the araA gene encoding L-arabinose isomerase yields MNIFNEKQIWFVTGSQHLYGPKVLESVANNSEEIIAGLNAAPGISVDIANKGTVKTPDEILAVCRAANNDPNCVGLMLWMHTFSPAKMWIAGLTQLNKPFLHLHTQFNAQLPWDEIDMDFMNLNQSAHGCREFGFIGTRLNIERKVVVGHWKDEQVHKDVDEWCRAAIGVEAGKQLKVARFGDNMRQVAVTEGNKVSAQIQFGYEVNAYGLGELSDVVNSVSESDVNHLLDEYASTYEMAPELLNDKDQKILMVQEARLELGMESFLNSVGASAFTNTFENLTGLTNLPGLATQRLMSKGFGYGGEGDWKTAAMTHIIKVMGQGREGGTSFMEDYTYNFGGKGQVLGAHMLEVCPSIAAAKPKLEIHRHTIGCRCDIPRLIFSGQSGEALNVSVIDLGDRFRMVVNMVDTITPPASLPHLPVAHALWEPQPSLNVAAAAWIHAGGAHHAVYSQAVTLSTLADYAEILGIEMVVIDNDTNLRQFKQDLRHNGVYYR; encoded by the coding sequence ATGAATATTTTCAATGAGAAACAAATATGGTTTGTAACAGGTTCTCAGCATCTGTATGGCCCAAAAGTTTTAGAAAGTGTGGCAAATAACAGTGAAGAAATCATTGCTGGCCTAAATGCAGCTCCAGGAATTTCTGTGGACATCGCTAACAAAGGCACAGTAAAAACGCCTGACGAAATCCTTGCTGTGTGCCGTGCGGCGAACAACGATCCGAATTGTGTCGGCTTAATGCTCTGGATGCACACCTTCTCTCCCGCGAAAATGTGGATTGCAGGCTTAACTCAACTTAACAAACCATTCCTACATCTACATACACAGTTTAATGCGCAACTGCCATGGGATGAGATTGACATGGATTTCATGAATCTCAATCAAAGTGCGCATGGTTGTCGCGAGTTCGGTTTTATTGGTACTCGTCTGAATATTGAGCGAAAAGTGGTTGTGGGCCACTGGAAAGATGAGCAAGTGCATAAAGATGTCGATGAATGGTGCCGCGCCGCAATTGGTGTAGAAGCCGGTAAACAACTTAAAGTCGCACGCTTTGGTGACAACATGCGCCAAGTCGCCGTAACGGAAGGCAATAAAGTCTCTGCACAAATTCAATTTGGTTACGAAGTGAATGCTTATGGGCTGGGTGAGCTGAGTGATGTAGTCAACTCGGTATCAGAATCAGATGTGAATCATTTGCTTGACGAATATGCATCAACCTATGAGATGGCGCCAGAGCTTCTAAATGATAAAGACCAAAAGATATTGATGGTGCAAGAAGCTCGTCTCGAGTTGGGTATGGAATCTTTCCTCAATTCGGTTGGTGCGAGCGCTTTCACTAATACGTTCGAAAACTTAACGGGCCTAACTAACCTACCAGGACTCGCGACACAGCGATTGATGAGTAAAGGCTTTGGTTATGGTGGTGAGGGTGACTGGAAAACGGCTGCTATGACTCACATTATTAAAGTAATGGGGCAAGGCAGGGAAGGTGGAACTTCATTTATGGAAGACTACACCTACAACTTTGGCGGGAAAGGCCAGGTTTTGGGTGCTCATATGCTCGAGGTCTGCCCATCTATCGCCGCGGCAAAACCTAAACTAGAGATCCACCGTCACACAATAGGTTGTCGTTGTGATATCCCACGTCTGATTTTTAGTGGTCAATCTGGTGAAGCACTGAATGTATCTGTTATCGACCTTGGTGATCGCTTTAGAATGGTGGTGAATATGGTTGATACTATTACTCCACCAGCATCATTACCGCATCTTCCTGTTGCTCATGCATTGTGGGAGCCACAACCTAGCCTTAATGTGGCAGCGGCGGCTTGGATTCACGCTGGTGGCGCGCATCATGCGGTTTATAGTCAAGCGGTAACCTTGTCTACACTGGCTGACTACGCAGAAATTCTAGGCATCGAAATGGTCGTGATTGATAATGACACTAACTTGCGTCAGTTCAAACAAGACTTACGTCACAACGGCGTTTACTACCGCTAA
- a CDS encoding L-ribulose-5-phosphate 4-epimerase, producing MSEQTVWTDVDLTAERLKALRHQVWQANMDLQRHNLVTFTWGNVSGIDRKSGLVVIKPSGVEYSELSAANMVIVDLQGRIVEGEMNPSSDTATHLELYRQYPDIGGIVHTHSPQATAWAQAGRAIPALGTTHADYFYGQIDCTRALSDKEIAEDYELNTGKVIVETIGDGDAMAAPGILVKEHAPFTWGKDPHQAVHNAVVVEVVAGMALQTLQINSSVSSINPSLLDKHYLRKHGTNAYYGQTKK from the coding sequence ATGTCTGAACAAACAGTATGGACCGACGTTGATTTAACCGCAGAACGCCTTAAAGCACTTCGTCATCAAGTTTGGCAAGCCAATATGGACCTCCAGCGCCATAACCTTGTGACCTTCACTTGGGGGAATGTTTCAGGCATCGACCGTAAGTCAGGTTTGGTCGTCATTAAACCGAGTGGTGTTGAATACAGCGAACTCAGCGCCGCCAACATGGTAATTGTGGATCTACAAGGCCGAATCGTTGAGGGAGAGATGAATCCTTCTTCAGATACCGCGACGCATTTAGAGCTTTACCGTCAATATCCCGATATTGGAGGTATTGTCCATACTCATTCGCCACAAGCGACAGCATGGGCTCAAGCAGGTCGCGCCATTCCGGCACTAGGGACCACCCACGCGGACTATTTCTATGGTCAAATCGATTGTACTCGAGCATTGAGTGACAAAGAGATTGCTGAAGATTATGAGTTAAACACCGGCAAAGTAATTGTTGAAACCATTGGTGACGGAGACGCGATGGCTGCTCCCGGTATTCTTGTTAAAGAGCACGCGCCGTTTACTTGGGGGAAAGATCCACATCAAGCTGTACATAATGCTGTGGTGGTGGAGGTGGTTGCTGGTATGGCATTACAAACATTACAAATCAACTCGAGCGTAAGTTCGATTAATCCATCGCTCTTGGATAAACACTATTTACGTAAGCACGGCACAAACGCCTACTACGGTCAAACCAAAAAATAA
- the araC gene encoding arabinose operon transcriptional regulator AraC: MQNNDPLKPGYNFDAHLVAGLTPIIEGDELDFVIDRPNGMKGFIINLTSQGEGTIFHGDEAFDVKAGDLLLFPPSATHFYHRKEDNASWFHRWIYFRPRAFWNEWLCWHEQHKGVYLTKGIESSTVSMLEKLFIDIEYISKSDMPYRDDLAINLLEQLIIRCKSIQPDVVNKPLDPRVIEAMNYMAQNLSQSFSLEDIADFTCLSASRLGHLFRDEVGMTITQWRDDQRVSRAKQLLVTTNYSVNRIGRVVGYTDPLYFSRVFKRKSGVSPKLYREQIT; encoded by the coding sequence ATGCAAAACAACGATCCATTAAAGCCCGGGTATAACTTTGACGCTCACCTTGTGGCTGGCCTCACTCCTATTATTGAAGGAGATGAGCTAGATTTTGTCATTGACCGACCAAATGGGATGAAAGGTTTCATTATTAACCTCACTAGCCAAGGAGAGGGTACTATTTTCCATGGCGATGAGGCTTTTGATGTAAAAGCGGGTGACTTACTGCTCTTTCCACCGAGTGCGACTCACTTTTATCATCGTAAAGAAGACAATGCCTCTTGGTTCCACCGATGGATTTATTTTCGTCCACGTGCATTTTGGAACGAGTGGCTTTGCTGGCACGAACAGCATAAAGGGGTATATCTCACCAAGGGAATAGAAAGCAGCACGGTTTCAATGTTAGAGAAGCTGTTTATCGATATAGAATATATTTCCAAATCCGATATGCCTTATCGCGATGATTTAGCGATCAACCTTCTTGAACAACTGATTATTCGCTGTAAAAGTATCCAGCCAGATGTCGTCAATAAACCTCTCGACCCACGTGTGATTGAGGCGATGAACTATATGGCACAAAATTTAAGTCAAAGTTTCTCTCTAGAAGACATTGCGGATTTTACTTGTTTATCCGCTTCACGTTTAGGTCACCTATTTCGTGATGAAGTTGGAATGACGATTACTCAATGGCGAGACGACCAACGAGTCAGCCGAGCTAAGCAACTCTTGGTGACCACCAACTATTCGGTCAACAGGATAGGCAGGGTTGTCGGCTATACCGATCCCCTCTATTTTTCACGAGTCTTTAAACGCAAGTCTGGTGTTAGCCCTAAGCTTTATAGAGAGCAAATCACTTAG
- a CDS encoding ribulokinase, which yields MDTLKTHQQHVIGLDFGSDSVRALVVNTDTGKEVSSSVVYYPRWIKGLYCQPDQSQFRHHPQDYLDAMTDAIQEVLSTVSPTVTSSVVGIGVDTTGSTPAPIDENGTILALLPEFENSPNAMFVLWKDHTSVTKADLINELAHSGTYTDYTRYIGGVYSSEWFWAKAAWVSEQDEQIAKRAYSWVELCDWIPATLSGNQHPQKLRRSICAAGHKAMWHDSWGGLPDQAFLSAISPTLDGIRDRMFSDVFTSDQAAGYLSKEWAERLGLPEGIAIAIGEFDCHMGAVGAGAGANDLVKVIGTSTCDILMVEAEQVGDRTIHGICGQVEGSAMPELLALEAGQSAFGDMYAWFKNVLMWPLQAYVERNPDFALTAEEIASDLLPMLSEVAEQQGIDQYTPVAMDWLNGRRTPYANQRLKGAICDLNLGSASPAIFSALVESTAHGAKAIVDCFIEQDVTVERVIAIGGIAQKSPYVMQMCADVIGREIVVVESEQCCALGAAIFAAVAAGVYPNTKAAQSVMASPVRQAYLPNPEVQAMRAERYATYRQLGQHMEQLAEFHQSQERDNV from the coding sequence ATGGACACATTGAAAACACATCAGCAGCATGTAATTGGTTTAGATTTCGGATCGGACTCTGTACGTGCTCTTGTCGTTAATACAGACACAGGCAAAGAAGTATCTTCGTCTGTTGTCTATTACCCAAGATGGATCAAAGGACTTTATTGTCAGCCTGATCAATCTCAGTTCAGGCATCACCCCCAAGATTATCTGGATGCGATGACCGACGCTATCCAAGAAGTGTTGAGCACAGTTTCACCTACCGTAACTTCTTCTGTCGTGGGTATTGGTGTTGATACAACTGGTTCGACACCTGCGCCAATTGATGAAAACGGTACCATTCTCGCTTTACTTCCAGAGTTCGAAAACAGCCCCAATGCGATGTTCGTTTTATGGAAGGACCATACATCGGTAACTAAAGCCGATTTGATTAATGAGCTAGCACACTCGGGAACCTATACCGATTACACCCGCTACATCGGTGGGGTGTATTCATCGGAATGGTTCTGGGCTAAAGCTGCGTGGGTCAGTGAACAAGATGAACAAATTGCAAAGCGAGCCTATAGCTGGGTAGAGCTTTGTGACTGGATTCCAGCCACTCTTTCCGGTAATCAACATCCTCAAAAACTACGCCGTAGTATTTGTGCTGCTGGGCATAAAGCCATGTGGCACGACAGCTGGGGTGGTTTGCCTGACCAAGCGTTCTTAAGCGCAATTTCTCCAACACTCGATGGTATTCGTGACCGCATGTTTTCGGATGTATTCACATCAGATCAAGCGGCTGGGTATCTCTCGAAAGAGTGGGCAGAGCGATTGGGGCTACCGGAAGGTATTGCCATCGCCATTGGTGAGTTTGATTGTCATATGGGGGCCGTTGGAGCGGGTGCTGGCGCCAATGACTTAGTGAAAGTCATTGGAACCTCGACCTGTGACATTTTAATGGTGGAAGCAGAGCAGGTCGGTGACCGCACTATTCATGGGATTTGTGGCCAAGTAGAAGGCAGTGCTATGCCCGAGTTGCTCGCTTTAGAAGCGGGGCAATCAGCGTTTGGTGATATGTACGCTTGGTTTAAAAACGTATTGATGTGGCCATTGCAGGCTTATGTAGAGCGTAACCCAGACTTTGCGTTGACCGCAGAAGAAATCGCTTCTGACTTACTGCCAATGCTTTCGGAAGTAGCAGAGCAGCAAGGTATTGACCAGTACACACCAGTGGCAATGGATTGGCTTAATGGTCGACGTACTCCCTATGCAAATCAGCGTTTAAAAGGTGCTATTTGCGATTTGAATCTTGGCAGTGCTTCACCCGCTATATTCTCAGCGCTTGTAGAGTCGACAGCGCATGGTGCAAAAGCGATTGTGGATTGCTTTATTGAACAAGACGTAACCGTTGAACGCGTGATTGCCATTGGTGGTATTGCTCAGAAATCACCGTATGTAATGCAAATGTGTGCTGATGTGATAGGCCGCGAAATCGTCGTCGTAGAGTCGGAGCAATGTTGTGCCTTGGGAGCTGCGATATTTGCTGCAGTAGCCGCGGGCGTTTACCCAAATACCAAAGCAGCACAAAGTGTGATGGCCAGCCCCGTTCGTCAAGCCTATTTACCAAACCCAGAAGTACAAGCGATGAGAGCGGAGCGATATGCGACCTATCGTCAATTAGGGCAGCACATGGAGCAGCTTGCTGAATTTCATCAATCTCAGGAGCGTGACAATGTCTGA
- a CDS encoding zinc-binding alcohol dehydrogenase family protein: MSVPSKMKAIGFTQSLAITEQDSLFEFETSLPELKNNDLLVKVSATSINPADAKIRIRNAKDKTLEQPKVLGYDAVGEVVGKGVDVEGFEVGDRVYYAGDVTRMGANAEFQAVDYRITAKAPKSFSDEAAAVMPLTTLTAWEALFDRLRVRPEEKKSILIIGGAGGVGSITIQLAKQLTNLNVIATASRPETEKWVRDMGADYVVNHRNLVESVREQGIQHVDYIFNVADTKGHWDAMVELIAPQGMISSIVEFDGGINLSALQGKSAGFIWELMFTRSLFNTDDIQKQQDILFQTANLIDAGRIKSTLTTTLYDFSVETLKEAHQRIESSASIGKTAIKY; this comes from the coding sequence ATGTCAGTACCATCAAAAATGAAAGCGATCGGATTTACTCAATCACTTGCGATTACAGAACAAGACAGTTTATTTGAGTTTGAAACGAGTCTGCCAGAACTAAAAAATAATGACTTACTGGTAAAAGTAAGCGCGACTTCAATCAACCCTGCCGACGCAAAAATTCGTATTCGTAATGCCAAAGATAAAACTCTTGAGCAGCCAAAAGTGCTGGGCTATGACGCAGTCGGCGAAGTTGTTGGCAAAGGTGTTGACGTTGAAGGCTTCGAAGTCGGTGACCGTGTGTACTATGCGGGTGACGTAACACGCATGGGGGCTAACGCAGAATTCCAAGCTGTGGACTACCGTATTACGGCTAAAGCACCTAAGAGCTTTTCTGATGAAGCTGCGGCTGTTATGCCCTTAACAACACTTACCGCTTGGGAAGCGTTGTTTGACCGCCTGCGAGTTCGTCCTGAAGAGAAAAAGTCTATCCTGATCATTGGTGGAGCGGGCGGTGTTGGTTCAATTACGATTCAACTGGCTAAGCAATTGACCAACCTAAATGTTATCGCAACAGCTTCAAGACCTGAAACCGAAAAGTGGGTAAGGGATATGGGAGCAGACTATGTGGTGAACCACCGTAACCTTGTCGAGTCGGTGCGAGAGCAAGGCATTCAGCACGTCGATTACATATTTAATGTCGCTGATACCAAAGGGCACTGGGATGCAATGGTAGAACTGATTGCACCACAAGGCATGATAAGTTCGATTGTTGAGTTCGATGGCGGAATCAACCTATCGGCATTACAAGGTAAATCTGCAGGCTTTATTTGGGAGCTTATGTTTACACGTTCACTGTTCAACACAGACGATATCCAGAAGCAGCAAGATATCCTATTCCAAACGGCTAATCTGATTGATGCGGGTCGCATTAAATCGACGCTTACGACAACGTTGTATGACTTTAGCGTCGAGACACTTAAAGAAGCACACCAGCGTATTGAAAGTAGTGCATCTATTGGTAAAACGGCTATCAAATACTGA
- a CDS encoding LysR family transcriptional regulator, whose amino-acid sequence MLLEDLQVILKVAEFRSITAAATNLDMRTATASAAVKRVEAALGSELFVRTTRHLRLSSAGERYLPECEQALKILAQAKINIREELGIVDGEIRIALSSDLGRNLVTPWLDEFLLEYPNAALRTNISDSNIDFYRDSVDMALRYGSPTDANMYGFKICDVPRILCASPDYLAEKGAPNEPKDLSQHNGLLYQLHDILQDEWVFNDGIHDHKVKLKGNRASNDADLVRRWCVAGKGVAIKSCLDMSSELLSGDVVNVMRTFKPTPTELWLVCPSRQSITPTVRLLRDLFREKTAEIISQLNAQGIVESKTP is encoded by the coding sequence ATGCTTCTTGAAGACTTACAGGTCATTTTAAAAGTAGCGGAGTTTCGCAGTATCACCGCAGCAGCAACCAATCTTGACATGCGCACTGCGACTGCAAGCGCCGCCGTGAAACGTGTTGAAGCCGCGTTGGGCTCTGAATTATTTGTAAGAACGACTCGCCACCTAAGGCTCTCTTCAGCAGGTGAACGTTATTTACCGGAATGTGAACAAGCCTTAAAAATATTAGCTCAAGCTAAGATCAACATCCGCGAAGAGCTTGGTATTGTCGATGGTGAAATTCGTATTGCGCTTTCATCCGATCTAGGCCGAAACTTAGTCACACCTTGGCTTGATGAGTTTTTACTTGAATACCCTAACGCTGCACTCCGCACTAACATCAGTGATAGTAATATAGATTTTTATCGAGATTCTGTTGATATGGCGCTGCGTTATGGCTCCCCGACTGACGCCAATATGTACGGTTTTAAAATTTGTGATGTCCCCAGAATCCTGTGTGCTAGCCCTGATTATTTAGCTGAAAAGGGAGCACCAAATGAACCCAAAGACTTGTCTCAACACAATGGGTTGCTCTACCAACTCCATGACATTTTGCAAGATGAGTGGGTATTTAATGATGGAATTCATGACCATAAAGTGAAGTTGAAAGGAAATAGAGCTTCGAACGACGCCGACCTTGTGAGACGTTGGTGTGTTGCGGGAAAAGGGGTTGCGATAAAATCTTGTCTAGATATGTCAAGCGAGCTACTTTCTGGTGATGTCGTCAATGTGATGCGCACGTTTAAGCCAACACCTACGGAGCTATGGTTAGTGTGTCCAAGCCGACAATCGATCACACCGACCGTACGCTTATTAAGAGATTTATTCAGAGAAAAAACTGCGGAGATCATTTCCCAACTGAATGCACAAGGTATTGTAGAAAGTAAGACACCATAG
- a CDS encoding glycine betaine ABC transporter substrate-binding protein, translating to MGVTDLSFHRTTASLVTNVLKALGFEVERVFSPHQENFEKLKAGEVDMLSSAWLPSSHGIYKAGVEEVEPLIELGLHYEPYALWGVPNYVPKEAVSEVADLLKPEVAKRMKAQIQGINPGAGITRFSIQIMKEYGLSDSGYEFFTGSEGDCFDAFESAVANKEWVVVPLWKPQLLHYRYDIREIKEPKGLLGIVDRAVLLLRHDKKHLFSEEQIQKLDSLRFSNDIIAELDYKVCREGKSQDAVTHAWLVEKGLI from the coding sequence ATGGGTGTAACGGATTTGTCGTTCCACCGTACAACGGCATCACTGGTTACCAATGTATTGAAAGCGTTGGGGTTCGAGGTAGAGCGTGTTTTCTCTCCTCATCAAGAAAACTTTGAGAAACTGAAAGCGGGTGAAGTTGACATGCTCTCTTCGGCTTGGCTTCCATCAAGCCATGGTATCTACAAAGCTGGTGTTGAGGAAGTCGAGCCATTGATCGAGCTTGGACTTCATTATGAACCTTATGCGTTGTGGGGGGTACCTAACTATGTACCCAAAGAAGCGGTGTCTGAAGTCGCCGATCTTTTGAAGCCTGAAGTAGCAAAGAGAATGAAAGCCCAAATTCAGGGTATTAACCCAGGTGCTGGCATAACGCGTTTCTCGATCCAGATAATGAAAGAGTATGGGCTTAGTGATTCGGGTTATGAGTTTTTCACGGGTAGCGAAGGCGATTGCTTCGATGCTTTTGAAAGTGCAGTCGCAAACAAAGAGTGGGTGGTAGTGCCACTGTGGAAACCACAACTCCTGCATTATCGCTATGACATTCGGGAGATTAAAGAGCCTAAAGGTTTGCTTGGAATTGTTGACAGAGCGGTACTTCTTTTAAGACATGACAAGAAGCATTTGTTTAGCGAAGAACAGATTCAGAAGCTCGATTCATTGCGATTCTCAAACGATATTATTGCCGAGTTGGATTATAAAGTTTGCCGTGAAGGTAAGTCACAAGATGCAGTAACACATGCTTGGTTGGTTGAGAAGGGCCTGATTTAG
- a CDS encoding Cof-type HAD-IIB family hydrolase — protein sequence MNYQLLALDLDGTALRNDHTLNPWVRDYVQKIVDKYHVVVVTGRHHTAAKPYYDQLGVTLPIICCNGVYQYNYVNQQVESGTPIPPTLANAFLQLAFDYDLKIVMYTDSGMAVWDQDPMPYILPLKQWADSYPIDKRPKIYFVENLVQEQQRAECIWKFVVQGSTDNFNQFLQEELITTHFSGSISGTNRIDLAIKGHSKGRALLDYASNMSLDINRIVAIGDNFNDVSMLSMAGCGVAMLNASEKVQNSADRVTSTDNQGEGLALLLKELFPLK from the coding sequence ATGAATTACCAATTGCTCGCTTTGGACCTTGATGGTACGGCACTCAGAAATGATCATACTTTAAACCCTTGGGTCAGAGACTATGTTCAAAAAATTGTAGATAAATATCATGTTGTGGTTGTTACAGGGCGCCACCATACAGCAGCAAAACCTTATTATGACCAATTGGGTGTTACCTTGCCGATTATCTGTTGCAACGGTGTTTACCAATACAACTATGTAAATCAGCAGGTTGAAAGCGGGACACCAATTCCCCCAACCTTGGCTAATGCGTTCCTGCAACTCGCTTTTGACTATGACTTGAAAATAGTGATGTACACTGATTCTGGTATGGCGGTTTGGGACCAAGACCCCATGCCATATATCTTACCTCTAAAACAATGGGCTGATAGTTATCCCATCGATAAACGACCTAAAATTTACTTTGTGGAAAACCTAGTTCAAGAACAGCAAAGAGCAGAGTGCATTTGGAAGTTTGTGGTTCAAGGCAGTACGGATAACTTCAACCAGTTTTTGCAAGAAGAGCTAATTACCACTCATTTTTCGGGTTCTATTTCAGGAACCAACCGAATTGATTTAGCCATTAAAGGACACAGTAAAGGCCGAGCGCTACTGGACTATGCATCTAATATGTCGCTTGATATAAACCGAATTGTTGCGATCGGAGACAATTTCAACGATGTTTCAATGCTTTCTATGGCGGGTTGTGGTGTCGCGATGCTAAATGCTAGCGAGAAAGTACAAAACTCCGCTGATCGGGTGACAAGCACGGACAATCAAGGAGAAGGGTTAGCTTTATTATTAAAAGAACTTTTTCCATTGAAGTGA
- a CDS encoding DUF3081 domain-containing protein produces the protein MDNKITTKEFLRVFDYIRSSGKQLDNQYQLGEISARHDYDGYTCWLSYKDVTVTLMFHGSLKIEYDKASNYEDFINHCLAILANKSLH, from the coding sequence ATGGACAACAAAATCACAACTAAAGAGTTTCTTCGAGTGTTTGATTATATTCGTTCATCTGGCAAGCAACTGGATAACCAATATCAATTGGGAGAAATTTCTGCTCGGCACGATTATGATGGCTACACTTGTTGGTTAAGCTATAAAGACGTAACAGTGACACTGATGTTCCACGGTTCATTGAAAATTGAATACGATAAGGCATCTAACTATGAAGACTTCATCAACCATTGCTTAGCAATACTCGCTAATAAATCTTTGCATTAA
- a CDS encoding arabinose ABC transporter substrate-binding protein — protein MKLKKLLTVAALSGITLLSASANAFFGSNDETRLGYLVKQPEEPWFQTEWSFAEKAGKDLGFEVVKMAVPDGEKTLNAIDTLAAQGAKGFVICTPDPKLGPAIMAKAKSYDLKVVTVDDQFLNAKGEPMTDVPLVMMAATAIGERQGTELYNEMQRRNWDASTTGVMAITADELDTARRRVDGSISALEQAGFPVDQIYRVPTKTNDIPGALDAANSLLVQYPTVKQWLVLGMNDNTVLGGVRATEGQGFSANDVIGIGINGVDAVNELAKSQPTGFYGSLLPSPDVHGYKSIESLYKWVTDDIQPEKFVEVTDVVLITRDNFKDELAKKGL, from the coding sequence ATGAAACTAAAAAAACTACTCACAGTCGCGGCCTTATCTGGCATTACTTTACTAAGCGCTTCTGCCAATGCCTTTTTCGGCTCTAACGATGAAACTCGATTAGGCTACCTAGTTAAGCAACCGGAGGAACCATGGTTCCAAACAGAATGGTCATTCGCTGAAAAAGCAGGTAAAGATTTAGGCTTTGAAGTCGTAAAAATGGCTGTGCCCGATGGCGAAAAAACCCTTAATGCTATCGACACCCTCGCGGCACAAGGTGCGAAAGGTTTCGTTATTTGCACACCTGATCCTAAATTAGGTCCTGCAATTATGGCGAAGGCAAAAAGTTATGACCTGAAAGTTGTGACAGTCGATGACCAATTCCTGAATGCGAAAGGCGAGCCGATGACCGACGTTCCATTGGTTATGATGGCAGCAACCGCTATTGGCGAACGCCAAGGAACGGAGCTTTACAATGAAATGCAGAGACGTAACTGGGATGCCTCTACAACAGGTGTAATGGCAATCACCGCTGACGAGCTTGATACAGCACGTCGTCGTGTAGATGGCTCGATTTCGGCACTAGAACAAGCTGGCTTCCCTGTCGATCAGATCTATCGTGTACCAACGAAAACCAACGACATCCCAGGTGCGCTAGACGCAGCAAACTCTCTGCTTGTTCAATACCCAACCGTTAAACAGTGGCTAGTTTTAGGCATGAACGACAATACTGTACTAGGCGGTGTACGAGCTACTGAAGGTCAGGGGTTCAGTGCAAACGACGTAATCGGTATTGGTATCAATGGCGTCGATGCAGTGAACGAACTGGCTAAATCTCAGCCGACAGGGTTCTACGGTTCACTGCTACCTAGCCCAGACGTACATGGCTACAAAAGTATCGAGTCACTTTACAAATGGGTGACCGACGATATCCAGCCAGAGAAGTTTGTAGAAGTTACAGACGTTGTACTTATCACGCGTGATAACTTCAAAGACGAACTAGCTAAGAAAGGGCTATAA
- a CDS encoding AraC family transcriptional regulator — translation MNLDFDIFKPQGMLAGHIQAIWSVSVEPNTTQIVRRRLLSDAGTGVMFILQNEVQMDGEWQVPGVLLLPVSTLARQISLPPGTVMAGVRFHPAVDYQLFGKRLERPLRIEGDHPLASSAFPTFVLLQAARSPSARISALYRWTQALIAECEPQDVGHIIHQQIGTLSQRQRERKFQKWLGITPKHYQRIIRVKQTLEQLRAQPDIFLADLALEQGFADQAHMTRECKQIARMTPKQFVRERKP, via the coding sequence TTGAATTTGGACTTTGATATTTTCAAACCACAGGGGATGTTAGCCGGCCATATTCAAGCAATCTGGTCGGTTTCTGTAGAACCTAACACGACACAAATCGTGCGTAGGCGATTACTCAGTGACGCCGGTACAGGAGTGATGTTCATTTTGCAAAATGAGGTGCAGATGGACGGCGAGTGGCAGGTACCGGGGGTTCTTCTACTACCAGTCAGCACCCTGGCGCGTCAGATCAGTCTGCCGCCTGGCACAGTGATGGCAGGTGTGCGTTTTCATCCGGCAGTCGATTATCAGTTGTTTGGTAAACGCCTAGAACGGCCGTTGCGGATTGAGGGCGATCACCCTCTTGCTTCTTCGGCGTTCCCGACATTTGTACTTCTGCAAGCAGCGCGTTCGCCATCGGCGAGAATTTCTGCGTTATACCGCTGGACCCAAGCTCTGATTGCAGAATGTGAACCTCAGGATGTCGGTCACATTATTCATCAGCAGATAGGGACGCTCAGCCAGCGCCAGAGAGAGCGTAAATTTCAGAAATGGCTGGGGATTACTCCTAAACATTACCAGCGTATCATACGGGTGAAGCAGACTTTAGAGCAGCTTCGAGCGCAGCCAGATATATTTTTGGCGGATCTGGCGCTGGAGCAAGGCTTTGCCGATCAGGCACACATGACGCGTGAATGTAAGCAGATTGCGCGCATGACGCCGAAACAGTTTGTGCGGGAAAGAAAGCCCTAG